In Oncorhynchus masou masou isolate Uvic2021 chromosome 10, UVic_Omas_1.1, whole genome shotgun sequence, a single genomic region encodes these proteins:
- the LOC135546852 gene encoding CLIP-associating protein 1-like — protein MLGGFKHKNNRTREGVCLCLISTLNMYGAQGLTLSKIVPHICNLLGDPTSQVRDGAMGCLVEIYRHVGERVRMDLSKKGLPQSRLNVIFSRFDEVQRSGNMIPSCRLNVTFCSPPLQVEC, from the exons ATGCTGGGAGGCTTCAAACACAAGAACAACAGGACCAGAGAGGGAGTGTGCCTTTGTCTCATCTCAACGCTCAACAT GTACGGAGCCCAAGGCTTAACCCTCAGTAAAATAGTCCCTCACATATGTAATCTACTAGGAGATCCCACCAGTCAG GTGAGAGACGGAGCTATGGGCTGCCTGGTGGAGATCTACAGACAtgtgggggagagggtgaggatgGACCTCAGCAAGAAGGGCCTACCACAGTCACG gTTGAATGTAATCTTCAGTAGATTTGATGAAGTCCAAAGATCTGGGAACATGATCCCATCCTGCAGGTTGAATGTAACCTTCTGCTCCCCTCCTCTGCAGGTTGAAT GTTGA